The Gemmatimonadaceae bacterium DNA window CGGTGACCGGCGCGCGCATGTGCTCTGAATAATCTATCAGTCCCGGCGGCTTGCTTGCGTGGTTGGCCCGAAATAGTTTCGATCTGCCGAGTTGGGCTAAGGCTACGAGGTTCCTCGGAAAGAGCCGCTCGGTGAGCGATGTTTCCCTCCCGTGATTCTCTCCAGCTACTGAATGGCCTACCTCCAAGTCGGCGCTCGTCAGCACCCGCTCGTTCCGGGGGAAAATGGGATCGGGAGCGTGGAAGGATCCCGCATACCAGTCCCGGCCGCGCACGGTGATCCGAACGAAATGAGCGCGGTCGTCGTGGTCGAGGCGGATGGTAGCAGCATCATCAGGCGAACTGGAGCAGCGGATGTCACGGTGAACGGCGTGCAGCTCGGTGCGGAGCCGACGCCGCTGATTCACGGCGACAAGATCGATGTTGGGTCGACCGAGCTGTTCTTCGGGGACGACAGAAAGGCTGGAAACACGAGCTTTGTGGCTGCCGTAAAGAGGCCTGAGGCCGCTTCGGCGCCAGCAGCCAAGCGCCTGTGGGTAGTGGACTACGGATCAACTGGCGGCCGACTCGTGTCGTTGGTGGACGGCAGAGAGTACGTCGTGCCCGATGAAGGACTGGTCGTTGGTCGCGATCCGGCCTGTGACGTGGTGGTGCCAACGGGTGAGGTGTCACGCAAGCATGCGGTGATTGCGGCCGGGCCCGGCGGATACATGATCACCGATTTAAGCGCGAATGGGCTGTCGGTGAATGGGGAGCGTGTTGCATCATCATGCCGGCTCGGCCCCGGCGATGTGCTGAAGGTCGGGTCCGAGGAATTCCGTTTTCACTCCGATGTCGCACCGGCACGACCAGTGCTCGCGACGTTGGAAGTCAAAAGCAGCGGCGTGTTGAACGGTACGGTGTTCGAGATTCGTTCGCGGCTGACGCACATCGGGCGTGGTGCGCACAACGAGATCTCGTTGGCCGACGACAGCGTGTCGGACTCGCACGCGAAGCTGCAGCGGCGGGACGAGGGGTGGTATGTGGTCGACATGGGATCGACCAACGGGACCTATGTAGGTGGACGACGGATACTCGGCGAAGCGCTGCTCGAGGGAGCGCCGGACCTGCGCGTTGGCGGTCTCAAGTTCATGTTTCGGCCAACGGGTGTTGGAACGGAGTTTGGTGGTGGTGTGGGCGACGAGACATTGGGCGCAGAGACTGATCCTGGCGCCGGCGGCGCCGGTCAGACGCGCGCGATTGCGGCGCTCACGCCGGAGCAGCGCGCTCGATTGATCGCTGCTGGAGCAGAGGGCCGGCGGGCGGGAGGTCGAGAGGTTGGGCGTGAGCCTGGTGCGGGAGCAGGGTTTCCGCCAGGTGGGTTGGCGAAGGCGCAGGAGAAGGAGGCTGGCGTCGCCGGTGAGCGCGAATCGCGTGGCCGGCGTCGGCGGCCGTCGCTGCTGTTGTGGGTGGTGGTCGTCGTCGCAGTCGCGATTGCTGTGTTTCTTCTCTTTTTTTGATGGGGCGCGCGTGCAGCTTGAAGTAGGCCAGGGAACGCACACCGGAATGATTCGTACGGGGAACGAGGACAGTTACTTCTCGGACCTGCCGCGCGGATTGTTCGTGGTCGCCGATGGCATGGGCGGGCACGCGGCGGGGGAAGTCGCGAGCGACATGGCGGTGCGGATCCTGTCGGACGAGTTGCGGGACGCGAACGCGATGCCGGATGCCGAGGCGCGCGAACGAGTGCAGCGGTCGCTGCAGCGCGCGAACCTGGCCATCTATCAACGGACGCTGACCGAAGTCGACAAGCAGGGGATGGGCACGACGGTGTGCGTGCTGCTGTTGCACGACGCGCACTATCTGATCGGTCACGTTGGCGATTCGCGCGTGTACATGCTACGCGACGGGGCCTTACGGCAGCTGACGAAAGATCATTCGTACGTGCAGGAGCAGGTGGACGCCGGTGTCCTAACGCCTGAGCAGGCGCGCTACCATCCGTACAGCAACGTCATCACGCGGTGTGTCGGGGCCAATACCGACGTGCAGCCCGATCTGTACGCGGGCGAAGTGCGCCGCGGCGACACGTTCCTGGTGGCAAGCGATGGTCTCACCGGAATGGTGGATGACCGGCGGCTCGCGCAGCTATTGCAGTCGCGCGCGACGGCGCAGC harbors:
- a CDS encoding Stp1/IreP family PP2C-type Ser/Thr phosphatase; this encodes MIRTGNEDSYFSDLPRGLFVVADGMGGHAAGEVASDMAVRILSDELRDANAMPDAEARERVQRSLQRANLAIYQRTLTEVDKQGMGTTVCVLLLHDAHYLIGHVGDSRVYMLRDGALRQLTKDHSYVQEQVDAGVLTPEQARYHPYSNVITRCVGANTDVQPDLYAGEVRRGDTFLVASDGLTGMVDDRRLAQLLQSRATAQRVVDALIAEANGRGGLDNITAIVVRVVAVDEVSGSAGAPAADGKSGA
- a CDS encoding FHA domain-containing protein, whose protein sequence is MSAVVVVEADGSSIIRRTGAADVTVNGVQLGAEPTPLIHGDKIDVGSTELFFGDDRKAGNTSFVAAVKRPEAASAPAAKRLWVVDYGSTGGRLVSLVDGREYVVPDEGLVVGRDPACDVVVPTGEVSRKHAVIAAGPGGYMITDLSANGLSVNGERVASSCRLGPGDVLKVGSEEFRFHSDVAPARPVLATLEVKSSGVLNGTVFEIRSRLTHIGRGAHNEISLADDSVSDSHAKLQRRDEGWYVVDMGSTNGTYVGGRRILGEALLEGAPDLRVGGLKFMFRPTGVGTEFGGGVGDETLGAETDPGAGGAGQTRAIAALTPEQRARLIAAGAEGRRAGGREVGREPGAGAGFPPGGLAKAQEKEAGVAGERESRGRRRRPSLLLWVVVVVAVAIAVFLLFF